ATGCTTAGACTCTGAAAATttcacattattttttatttccacATGGAACTGTCTATTGTACAATTATATTTGTAATGAAGCAACCAAGGCAGAATTCCTAGCGTTAAATCAAACCCAGTTCAAATCCCAGTGCTCTTTATATATTCACGTTATTCTTCTTCCTAAAGGCTCTTCCTGGATCAGAGTGAAGGATCAGGGATGCACGCAAGAGCTATGGAAGAGCTAAGATCAAGACTGCAAGAAGCAGAAGACACTTTGGCTCAGGAGAGAAATTTTAGGAAGTGAGTTTTAAATagtaagaataaaacatgCAGTATAATGAACCCTTTAGGTGCGgttgtttgtttgttattgtatatGCCTTGTTTGCAAATGCAATTGGCCAACCCTTGCCCAAACTttaggtcccatggcttgctATGCTGTAGAACCTTAGTCCTATCACCTGTGTAAAATAGAACATtgtattaaacattttgtttattatatcaTTAGTGATGAACGACAAGAAGCGTTAAACCAAAGAAGTAGAATTGAATCAGAAACGCAGAAGATTGTGGAAACACTGCAAAAATCGGAACATGACAGACAAAGTGAAAAACGTAAGTGGAAACTTTAAGCAAAATAGGTCTAACTAACTGTCCAAATTAACTGTCAatagcaaaatataaaactgttgtcATGTAGAAGTATTGCCACCATGAATCGCTAAGTAATGTGGTCTAATTACCTAGACATACAAACCACttatgaatgaaatttatttcgtttctTCGGTCACGAAAACAATGAAAGGGAGAGtttacaaaatcaaaatgaCAGCTAGTAACTGACCGTTAAAATAGCTTATTGATTAAAAAgtaagaaataatgttttgggtaaaaggcgtgaccgttacaccttAAGGACAATACAATGTACTTAACAGTATTACCAGCACATACATAACCACACCATTAAACACTCATTTAACATGAGTGCCACAAAAATGGTCTACCATtgaaaaacttaatattttatgtgttaGGTAAATTGGATGACATATCTACTGAGATAAGAAGTTTGAAAAACAATTTATCCTCTTCAAAACAAGAACTCGCCGACTACAAGCAAAAAGCTGCGCGAATATTACAGgtgtataaatgtaataaagttAGATATATGATTGTACTGTATAGTGATTCATACAATAACAGGAAATTTATGAATTGTTTCACATGTACTTCACCGCAACATTACATTTGAAcacatttatttcattaatttgtgtagttttttttttaacatatgaaatacattttggtaatgatttaactttattgcaattttaaaacattaaaaaactgcaaattatgtaaaacaaaaaaatggccAAATTAAGAGAGGTTTAAACTACTGCATAAATAGgtatccacaaagttatatagtagggtaggggaagatggaacgaTCTTTCAAGCTTTTTCTcatcccacttggtagtaaacaaagaacactcaaacaattataaaaccgcatcctctcgacttccatagatcgttgttaattgtttaaatcacgttTAGAATATTctgatattatatgctaaaggtgtcccgtctttccccaccttataTTATACGTGGTCACTCATAAGTGGAAACAGAGCACCTGTTATAACAACCGTCGTTAaaaaacccatgttataacaaaagaTAAGGTTAATTGATTACCTTTTTcccacaaatttaaaataataaaaaatatgaaaacaataaTAAGTATCAATTATGCAAAAAGAGATTTGTTGCAAATTAACCGATTTAAATTGTTAACACGCAGTCTAAGGAACGAGTTATTGCAAGTTTGAAGGGAAGCGGTGAAAATGATTTATCATCGTCCACGATCAACTCCCTAGAGGCAGAGGAAGCGATGCAGGAGCGGGATCAAGCTAAGGATGAAATTAACTCCTTGAGGATCGAGATCAGTGACCTCCGTTCAGAGATGCAGGTGATTGTGAggatttgtttgtttatgaaaTGTCGCTTGTTTTAGGTGGTTAGGGGAAGGCAGGCCGTGTTTGTGCAGCTTATTTAGATTTGATCAACATGGTGTTCTATCTAATaaaattgtgtgtttttgtttgtatttttgttgtaatgtttcttaattaatattaatagcatttttaacaaatgaataaaaatttgaaggttgtaaaaattaaaaaaatttttttgtttgtaagaaattttgtgttgttttttttaatttttttattgaaagtGGTTTAAACGTTTtcaaaaactaaacattttttatttaggaaGTTGAAGAGCAACATCAGGAAGATATGTCTTCCATGCATCAGGAGCTATCGGAGTACAAGAAAAACTTCCAAATCGAATCTTCCGGAAGAAGAGAAGCGGATGCGGAAGTCTCTCGTCTCCAGGAGGAAATACGACGAAATGAGGAAGATTTGATCCGAAGCAGATCTTCAAATCAAGCGAGGTTGAGAGATAAAGAGGTGGAAGTTGAAAGATTAAGGAATCAGGTAAAGGAAggcaatttttaacttttcataaAGCATTAGTTGTAATGCCATAGTATCTACAATCTACATGGACAGTATTTTGCCTTTGAAATCCATTTCTTGAATTAGTGTTtggtgtaaattttttttttttttaatagtaaaatatatttaactgaaTTCTACAATGCAACTTTTATAACTCTATTTGTTCTACAcatatttaaacctaaaagAGGCATACTAACGgtaaatcaatttttttacaagcattttattttttttgtgaaactgtggtggtacctttagatcacattcaAGCATCCCTTttcatatacaatttttttggggggtatGCCCATTTAAAAGTACAAGCGACATATTTCTGCTATAACAAATGTTTCCACACTTTTAGCTGATGGTACGAAGCCAAAGTTCCCCCCAAGAAAGTGAATTAGAATCGAGATTACGTCAATTAACTGAGGCCGTCATACAGAAGCAAACACAGGTTGAATCTCTTTCATCGGAGAAGTCGTCACTTATTGTACAGATGGAAAGAATGGAGGTTCGTTTATTTTCATGAGGTGTTAGGTCAAGAAATTcaagatttttttgtgtggGTGAGATCTTTGTCCAGGACCTGGGTTTAGGTCAGATTTTGCCCATTACACAAAAACTCAATGCTATTTCTCAATATAATTGCCTTTGCTCTGtgcctgaaaataaaaaaatgagactAATCACTAAAATGgatttaagttatatttattgtgataatatttaaacgtttttattcactgctaccattgtgggcacaTGTGactatgtgtccttgagaaAGACACTTTACTCCAAAAAATGtccacctacaaagtaacatacttggtaactcgtaagcacgaggtgtatgaaacagaacacctgtgttataacgactgttgttttccggtcATGCGAGGAcacacattcattcaaaaccAACTCAAAAATAGGCTACAGTTTAGTTAACATGATATTTCTTTTAGGGCCAGATTAAACGTTTAAGTCAAGAGGGTGGAAGGCAAGTGTCGTTGAACATGGAAGATGATGTAGTTCGTAACCGTGGTAACATGTCTCATATACCTGAGTTTGGTGGTGGTGGTTTGGACCAAGGAATGGTTGGTAAAGTAAGGAAAGCAGCTTCAGTGTTGGACAAGTTCAGGTACTTtggttgaatgtaacttaccttatcGGTGCATGGCCGTAAAGCGaaggtcgttataacacaggtgtactgtttcatacacctcgtgcctgtttaggagttaccatgtatgttactttgttggtgacgTATGTCTTGAAAACCTGTGATAAAAACAAtgacagaaaaatatttatggtCTATTACAGTGCAACAGTTGTTTCGTTTTCATACATACGTGACTCTTGTCTCTTGTTGACAGTTTTCACACAAAAATTTTGTAGACTAAAAAAAGCACCTTGGCTGCtgcattaaaacaacttttaaaggGATTCAATTCTGAACTTTGTATATCTTaacattaaaactgttttaggATTACTTCTTTATGGATCCTGTTCAGTATTTTTCTACTATTAATGTGGTTTCTAATTTCCACAAATCTTATTTTCAGTATTCGACTTGGAATATTTCTTAAGCGGTATCCTCCTGCAAGACTCTTTGTGCTTATATATATGGTGAGTAAGATGACACAAGCCATATACATCACACTTCAAGTTAATTATTTTCAGGGATTATTGCATGTATGGGTGATGATAGTCCTGCTTACATACTCACCTGAAATACACGGCCACGATTTTCTGTCGGAAGCCAAACCAGGATGATTTCTTGCTTTTCGAAAATGCTTTGGTGTAGTACAAGCAATGTGAAGCAAATCTTGTATCCAGACTGAAGCAGCTTTTTGTGCAATAGCATTTGATAATTTATAaccatataaatatacattaaagtttaaacgcAGTGAAACACAAATTGGTTCCTTTTATTTTGCTTCTACATTTGAACAACGCAACTTTATTTGCTGGGATTAGTAGTAGGAACTGGAACTAGGAACAAACACAACacattctatatatataatataaagatGTATGCACTTTGTAACAGTACGAGAGCGTTGAAGTTTCATATAAAGATAATGTGTTACTGGAGATTCTGTAAAGGTGCATTGACCATGTTATGTACCAATGTGTTGTTCTTAAGTGAAGAAACTTTGCAAAATGGCAGTTAAAACTGTATTAGTTCTCCCTCAGTCTATTCACTACTGTTACACTTGTTTAACCATCTAATTAGACTTGTAAGTAAACTACTAGTTGCTAGAGAAGCATGCTGAACATATACAGAATCATCAAGAAATGAAATTCATCATTTAAAATATCCATAACGAGTTTCTACTTGCTCTTGAATACTTTAAAGTGAAATTCATTCCTGTAAAAAAAGCTCAAGAGATCTGTGATACACATACACACTACTGCTGGGGTGGGCAAACATTTGCTCATGtgctttttttgcaaattgttAATAGTTCATGCAGCTAAGTGGCAGAAAAAAtcattttggtaaaaatgcaTTACTTGTCCATTTGGATCCTAATAAATAGGCTGAATCGCTCAATTTTGGCTTGGAACTAAAATTTGCCCACCCCTGCACTATACAAAGAAACAAACCATCCTGAGCATTGTACAACAAAGTTAACTATGGTCATTCAAACCATAAGGCAGTCAGGGTGCTGAAAACGTACAATAGCCAGGCAGCAGGAATGAAATCTGTCGGCGCAAAGTTGTTAAGAAAATGTATCAAAACTTGGCGCTGAGATCAACACATTGTATAGGCCCAGTTGAAACATCGTATGGAATTgagatttttttagaaaacgTAAGGTATGACCCTGTACTTGACCCTCTCGCAATAGACCTTCCACATTTTACCATGCTTTTCACGACAACGAACATCATCACGGATTGCACGGTGCAAAAGGAGGCCGATCACGAATATAGGGTAGAACCATGGCAAAAGGTGGTTGAAACCTGTGAAAGACAACATAATAGATTGGGATGAGCAAGTCAGGATAAAATTGGGTTTTTAGTTGGGCCATAGCAAAATTTCTCTGAGCAACCAGagcttcccaaacttttttgctAGGAACCCCTTTTAGCCTCCTTAAATTTTACTATCCTTCAGTGCGATCTCTGTACTTTGTTATACCTCTAGTATGGGAAGACTtgatttagacaacccacaaGTAAGTACTGGGTTTGCAaatgctgttaagtgtcttgcctaaggacacacaCATGTCCATAGGATTTAAACTCACCACAAGCCAAACTCCATGCAAGCCCAACAACAATCTCTCCCAGGTAGTTGGGATGACGAACCAAACCCCAAAATCCTGACACAAGTAATCGATCACCCCCAGCTTTGGAGGGGGGAAGGCTTTCAAggtctgaaaataaaaattaatttaggGTAACGAACaatggaaaaaatattgtccCGTCCACAAAAAGAAAAGGAATAGAAGAAcagtataatataacataaattttatttatatatttcaaaacattacACAAATTTGTCCTTAAAGTAAGGAATGAGCAACAAAccaacagttaaaaaaaaacagtttatgttAGTTGTTAAGGGAACTGGTGTTGGCGGTTAGATTTAAGaactataaattttaaatcaatgtAGAACCTTATTAAAGCtgaatttaatgtaaaacaaaatatcaaatatgAAGAATTTGATGTAAATGGagtaaattaacattaaactCACGTGCTAGCTTTGGATCAAATGGATTTTTCCTGAACTTGCTCTTCTGTCGACCAGATAAGACGATCAAACAAATACCAACAACtgcaaagtaaaataataaaggaGTGAACAAATATTAGTTTTGTCGTTATATcatgtctttttgtttaaaatatgttgaaatCTTGACTACGGtgatcaaagagacaaataaaactattattaTTAGGATGAGTGGTTAGtagtggttttaaaatttacaaattaatgcAGTGCGGAAAATTTTAAGGTACCATTGGCCATGGCAACCCAGGTTTTACACAACAGGTACAGTGACTATGTCATGGCAACCCACGTTTTTACATAACGGGTACCATGTCCATGTGCCATGGCAACCTAGGTTTTATATAACAGGTACCATGtgctatgacatcataggttTTACATAACAGGTACCATGGGCCATGGCAACTTAGGTTTAACATAAACTCACATAGTAGAAGACATATGCCAGCAATCTGAGTATTTTGCAACTTCAGTGGATGGTTAACCACATAAGTAATAGGTTGTGAGTAGATGAAGGGAACTATAACAAGTTCACCGAAGAACTGAACAAAACCAAGTCCTTCATTCTTTATATCAAACATGAACGGACATTGTTCCTGTAACAAAAATGTGTAAATGCGTGGTATTAGCCACCTTAATATTGAAAATACCCGATTTTCATAATTTTCTGTTATAGCAGCAGAAAATTAAGCACCTAACTCTCAAACTTAAAAATCAATGAAAAAGTCACTCAAATTAAATAACTAGGTTTTTAAGATTCCCCATATAATTTTCCAAAAGTACAAACCTCATCCCAGAAGAACTCTAAGATAATGTAGAGAATCTGGGAAATCCCCACAACAAGAACCTGGGGttcaaacatgtttttttgttcataaTGTCGTTGCATTTCCACCATCACAACCACCAACTGtagattaatatttaaagttataatacggcttgttgttgttgtttgtctgCTGGGTGTAGCAACCACGCATCATTTTAcacttaaatgtaaatatgtttttaactgtaagcatgttttaactgttgttttattgcagtatcctgtctttttgttatAAGAATTTGTTAATCTTGTCAATCGTAAtcgaaaaaaaagaaaggttattatcattattattTAGGTACTGCAGTTACATGCATATTTACTATTGTTATATTGTCAGTTATCACAGATACAAACACTacatatttatcttttaatgATCACTAATTGGGTtttagcaccctgggtgttagggCAATCGGCCAAGTTTGCCCAAAATACCATGTTTCATGGGCCATGGCGTTCCACCTCACcaatttacaatttataaaaatgaatttatttttagatgaagataggtatgtatgtatgtagcACATTAATGCAACATTGCCATATGGTATGGCGTATTGGTTAGCATGACATTTTCCcacattgaaaaaaaacacagatatCTTGTCTATCTACTCACCCAAGCAGCCATGCCAGGTCTATAGAGATAAAGCTTAAGATCAAACAAACTTCCGATCCTTGGATGCAACTCACGACCCAGGAAACTGTCGTAAAGATCTGACCCAGTGTTCCCGTGAGGATTTAATTCATTTTCAGGAacatttttagactaaatatTAATAGGAGATCAGAATttcaaataaagtaaaatataaatttaatgatTTCGGAAGATTCGCTTAATTTAAGGGCTAACTGGAGGTAGCTTAATACAGTTGTAGAACACAACTTCTGATCTATCTTTGCAGAACTACAGcttaaaatatcatttaaacACCGTTAAGacaatatttttgttctaaTCTAGAACAGTTAAAACCCATACAAAAATACTGCCGTTGGCAGCGCAGAATAATTttcaataaagtttataaacatCAGTTTAAGGTATCTTAGCTAAGGTAGGaacaagatatattttaaagtacatGTGTTAATCCTACCTTGAGGTGTACAAGTAGCACACCTATGTAGCTGACCACTGTGGCTGTAGCAGCTAATGGTAACATCTTAATACTTGTGATTGGAACCTTGTAATGATACAGAACAGCATATGCAGCAAGTGTAAGCACTAGTGTGTACATGGCTGGAATAGAAAAGATTATTCTCATACTCTGAtttataagataaaaaaaacaactggcTGAAATTCCAGAACCATATTTCGTGCCATGAAACTTCACCTTTATAGAATAGTAAATAAATTCACAAACCAGCGCCAGTACCAGTGATTCTACTTTTTGTCATGCTGTGCTCatattactgttgttaaagCGGTCACTTCACGATTTAAGTATTCAGaggtgatgtcatattatataaataaatgtgaaaTGTGAATACATCCTATTTCTCACCATTTATTCTGTAATCCAATCTTTTGCCACTTGGTGTGGCAGGACCCTTGATAATGTGTCCCAGTGGTAGAGCATATATAATAGCGTGGAATACTAAAAACTCCAACACAATGAAGATGGACATTTGATCAAAATATGCTTCCAATGTTTGAGGGATCATGGACAGCTTAGCCTGTTTCGTGGATGGTAAATTATAATGGAAGAGATTGTTATTGCAATCAGCATTGCCCTGCCTGAGGCAGTATAGTGGTGTATGCCTGTATGTGATTATGTCTTTTAGCTTAATTatgcagtaaacaaaatagtAATGTAAAAAACAGAGAGACACTATGATTTGCATGAAATTTAAGCAAaaattgcatatatatatatacaagaaTACTAAATGAAAATAcccaactttaaaaaaaaatcaagttttataacaaaaaaaaatttgccaTTTACCAcaatatttttgaataaaatatatatatatatgaatttacCATTACCCTTACTACAATAACTTTACATTGGAAGTAAAATAAAGCCCAAGTCAGACGTTCAAGCTAACATCATAAATAAACTACTAAAGGCAGGAAAAAGTAATGTGCCAACATTGTTGTGTGTGCTATTTTACTGCCATATAATCGACAATTACAATATGTTTAAACAGGATGCAgaaattacgtcacaaacactacaaactttaaacaaattttacttgGAAATTTACGCAAATACACACAATAGGTTGCTGCCTGCGCTACTCTGAAATATACACTGTAAATATAGATCAACAAACAATGGTTTAATAAACTTTGTACTCTGTACTGTACAAGTTTATATTACGACACTTACCTTGGAAATGGAGCAATCTTCTTTGTTGCAGAAGACAAGAAATGAAAGAGGTAGCAACGGTAATGTAACGTACATGAGAAACACCCCAAGAACACCTCCATATTCATATTGTTTAGTATCCTTTACCACAGGGGTGGGGGTCTCCTCTGCCTGCTTTGCATTCAAAATTGCTGCCTTGGACATGTACATCTCCTTTACCTGCTGTCTTGTGACCATGTAGCCTGAGTCTGGGATTACGGTTTTATTGGTTTCTACCTTGCTATGGCTCTGTGGAGAAAGGCAAAAATGGAGAAACCACAAAAAGTATTCATACAATAAGTTACTGTTTAAGGCTAGGCTATCCTTTATAAAGGAAAACCCTGGGAAAATACACAGCAGGTGCAGTAGCTTTGTAGGAtggataaaaaagataaagttacattacatatgTCAATACATatcaattttgtaaaataatttataatttcatAATCCATATGGTGTAACTTCTTACTTGTAACTGTACTGTATATGTACGTTTGGATAAGAAACTTACAGCAAATCATTAGCAGATTAGGGTAATACACAAGAATAAAGagtagattaaaataaattgaattaattattagttttgtaattttgttactattataacaaaaaacattaataccAAACTATTCAGACACCAGTATACCACAATCTACTTTTAAAccaacatatataacttttattttatactatcTAGCCTATAACTACTACAAAATAGGTTTATATAGGGTTATACTTAAGGATATATTAAGTAAATTAAATCTGTAAAATCAACCCATTAATTAAGTGTCACCTTAGTTGTTTTAGTAGTCTTAATATGTTCTTGTTGAGATACTTCCACATCAGACCTGAGTATAGCAGTTACTTTTCTTTCTTCACCAGATGAAGAAGAAGTATTATTCCTTTGATTCGCTTTTCCAACTTCGGTATCCTTCTTAGCTAATAACATGTGTTGTGTACTTGTGTTAATCttacataaaaacatgtttgctGTGGGATTTggatacaaaataaattacagaTTAACATAAAGCTAATATTTCcctataataaattattttaatgatgCCCTAGACatgtatataattttgttgaatataaaaattgaCAATCAGTCATTCAGTCCATTCATGAGCGCTATGTTGGGGTGCATCGTACATTCGTGCATGAGGTGACATGTCACTCCATTTGGAACAGGACTACAGGAGTGACataattttttagatttttagcAATCCAGTTTGACACCTAAAACAACTTTACCCCTtttctaaacattttgtttatacaaacaagcaaaagttataaatctatttaaattaatacata
The DNA window shown above is from Ciona intestinalis chromosome 3, KH, whole genome shotgun sequence and carries:
- the LOC100184562 gene encoding golgin subfamily A member 5; translated protein: MSWLNNLAGKAESLLNNIDQSAAEVIHKTVEQEEEVGVTAPVEDQLNKSFPQSSHAAANAKSAQLSRAKAHTLRRAAEIGKKKKVEDALFDFLNSDEKITRSRSVPVTPRITKSKSESGKLSSLSRSSSTADVDSKGSPNVPSTFEISRSSSFESINSKVMSKLNEEIGSAAAEQHETPSEGDAMTLPDSTASESEFEMVGSSAARSDRDSPSTSSIAESASMMQQPSNDIGMENRMLRTELASLHQELTQTSERSKKIREDLQQTNRDLRNQCEDLQEEIKVKHSQLSAISMKLSEVQQLYELEKENTKQLKVENERLFLDQSEGSGMHARAMEELRSRLQEAEDTLAQERNFRNDERQEALNQRSRIESETQKIVETLQKSEHDRQSEKRKLDDISTEIRSLKNNLSSSKQELADYKQKAARILQSKERVIASLKGSGENDLSSSTINSLEAEEAMQERDQAKDEINSLRIEISDLRSEMQEVEEQHQEDMSSMHQELSEYKKNFQIESSGRREADAEVSRLQEEIRRNEEDLIRSRSSNQARLRDKEVEVERLRNQLMVRSQSSPQESELESRLRQLTEAVIQKQTQVESLSSEKSSLIVQMERMEGQIKRLSQEGGRQVSLNMEDDVVRNRGNMSHIPEFGGGGLDQGMVGKVRKAASVLDKFSIRLGIFLKRYPPARLFVLIYMGLLHVWVMIVLLTYSPEIHGHDFLSEAKPG
- the LOC100186956 gene encoding delta(14)-sterol reductase-like, with product MRWSTGDKVMAKWPGSALYFPGIIQDIDEDDDSAEVLFNDGTTMDVPIKHIKKEEEFKRRARSKSPARSRRRSQSPGRRRTTRATAKKDTEVGKANQRNNTSSSSGEERKVTAILRSDVEVSQQEHIKTTKTTKSHSKVETNKTVIPDSGYMVTRQQVKEMYMSKAAILNAKQAEETPTPVVKDTKQYEYGGVLGVFLMYVTLPLLPLSFLVFCNKEDCSISKAKLSMIPQTLEAYFDQMSIFIVLEFLVFHAIIYALPLGHIIKGPATPSGKRLDYRINAMYTLVLTLAAYAVLYHYKVPITSIKMLPLAATATVVSYIGVLLVHLKSKNVPENELNPHGNTGSDLYDSFLGRELHPRIGSLFDLKLYLYRPGMAAWLVVVMVEMQRHYEQKNMFEPQVLVVGISQILYIILEFFWDEEQCPFMFDIKNEGLGFVQFFGELVIVPFIYSQPITYVVNHPLKLQNTQIAGICLLLFVGICLIVLSGRQKSKFRKNPFDPKLAHLESLPPSKAGGDRLLVSGFWGLVRHPNYLGEIVVGLAWSLACGFNHLLPWFYPIFVIGLLLHRAIRDDVRCREKHGKMWKVYCERVKYRVIPYVF